Proteins from a genomic interval of Mesobacillus sp. S13:
- a CDS encoding transglycosylase domain-containing protein, producing the protein MELMTDQRFRKTIKYLRALIFFGLAGVALATILYFSLIGYAKLQGPPPLAVPQSTLFFSDDGTVIGESHSGQKRYWVALKDISPHLINATISIEDRTFFTHNGFDYKRIAGAALADLKAMAKVQGASTITQQYARNLYLEHDKTWKRKATEALYTLRLEMNYSKDEILEGYLNTIYYGNGAYGVQAASRYYFGKDAKDLSLAEASMLAGIPKGPSIYSPFASMEKAKQRQRTILNTMETNGYITELASQKASIEKLKLIGEHQHSRIGTAPYFQDAVQNALRNALNFDDRTISLGGLRVYTTLNLDQQEIAEKSIDKMIASDSEIQTGFVAMNPKNGHVMALVGGRNYEESPFNRAVQAVRQPGSTMKPILYYAALENGFTPSSTMKSQLTTFMFDDGRSEYTPHNFNNKYAEDDITMAQALALSDNVYAVKTHLFLGEETLVETAKRFGIKSEMDKVPSLALGTSGVRVIDMANAYSILANGGKKVEPVLIKKVENHKGEVIYEYKAEKAEVLKPELASVMTHMLTGIFDKKLNGYSSVTGSTLIKKMTRPYAAKSGTTETDSWMIGYSPQLVSAVWTGYDKGKPIELTVEKSYAKNIWLDFMEKALDDEPVKKFKAAKGTVAVYVDPANGKLASEGCPVKRQTLFAAGTEPTEYCTDHLDHEKQKEEKPKKDKEKKPWYKRIFGL; encoded by the coding sequence ATGGAACTGATGACTGACCAGCGGTTTCGCAAAACAATCAAATATTTGCGTGCTTTGATCTTTTTCGGGCTTGCAGGGGTTGCGCTGGCGACAATACTCTATTTTTCCCTGATTGGCTATGCGAAACTGCAGGGACCGCCTCCTCTGGCTGTGCCGCAATCAACCTTGTTTTTTTCAGATGATGGAACGGTGATCGGTGAGAGTCACTCCGGCCAGAAGCGCTATTGGGTGGCACTCAAGGATATCTCCCCTCATTTGATCAATGCCACGATTTCAATAGAGGACAGAACCTTTTTTACCCATAATGGGTTTGATTATAAGCGGATTGCCGGCGCTGCGCTTGCTGACTTGAAGGCGATGGCCAAGGTTCAGGGTGCGAGCACGATCACTCAGCAGTACGCAAGGAATCTTTACCTCGAACATGACAAGACATGGAAACGAAAGGCGACTGAAGCACTTTATACATTGCGTCTTGAGATGAACTATTCCAAGGATGAAATTCTCGAAGGGTATCTGAATACGATTTATTATGGCAATGGTGCATACGGTGTCCAGGCCGCAAGCCGTTATTATTTTGGCAAAGACGCGAAGGATTTATCCCTGGCTGAAGCTTCCATGCTGGCAGGAATCCCGAAAGGCCCAAGCATTTATTCCCCTTTTGCTTCCATGGAAAAAGCAAAGCAGCGTCAGCGGACGATTTTAAATACGATGGAGACAAATGGATATATCACCGAACTTGCTTCACAAAAAGCGAGCATTGAAAAATTGAAGCTTATTGGAGAGCATCAGCATTCCCGGATTGGTACGGCTCCTTACTTCCAGGACGCTGTACAAAATGCGCTTAGAAATGCATTGAATTTTGATGACCGGACCATTTCACTCGGCGGGTTGAGAGTGTATACGACACTAAATCTGGATCAACAGGAAATCGCGGAAAAGTCGATTGATAAAATGATTGCTTCCGATTCTGAAATCCAGACTGGCTTTGTGGCGATGAACCCGAAGAATGGACATGTAATGGCACTTGTGGGCGGCAGGAATTATGAGGAGAGCCCGTTCAACCGTGCGGTACAGGCTGTCAGGCAGCCAGGATCGACGATGAAACCGATCCTGTATTACGCAGCACTTGAAAATGGATTCACTCCATCTTCCACCATGAAAAGCCAGCTGACGACGTTCATGTTCGATGATGGGCGTTCAGAATATACGCCGCACAATTTTAACAACAAATACGCGGAAGACGATATTACGATGGCACAGGCCTTGGCGTTGTCGGATAATGTTTATGCCGTAAAAACCCATCTGTTCCTGGGTGAGGAAACGCTGGTTGAAACGGCGAAACGCTTCGGAATCAAATCGGAGATGGACAAGGTTCCCTCACTTGCGCTCGGAACCTCAGGTGTCAGGGTGATAGATATGGCCAATGCTTATAGTATTCTGGCGAATGGCGGCAAAAAAGTAGAACCAGTACTCATTAAAAAGGTCGAAAATCATAAGGGTGAAGTGATATACGAATATAAGGCTGAAAAAGCTGAGGTTTTGAAGCCGGAACTTGCCTCTGTGATGACACATATGCTGACAGGGATTTTTGATAAAAAGCTCAATGGATATTCTTCTGTCACAGGAAGCACGCTGATTAAAAAAATGACCAGGCCCTATGCGGCGAAGTCAGGGACGACCGAAACAGACAGCTGGATGATTGGCTATTCCCCACAGCTCGTTTCCGCAGTATGGACAGGTTATGATAAAGGAAAGCCTATTGAATTGACTGTCGAAAAATCGTACGCAAAAAACATTTGGCTCGATTTTATGGAAAAAGCCCTTGATGATGAGCCTGTTAAAAAATTCAAGGCTGCAAAGGGGACTGTTGCCGTCTATGTTGACCCTGCCAATGGCAAGCTCGCTTCGGAAGGTTGTCCTGTGAAAAGGCAGACTTTGTTCGCTGCAGGAACAGAGCCTACTGAATACTGTACAGACCATTTGGACCATGAAAAACAGAAAGAAGAGAAGCCTAAGAAGGATAAGGAAAAGAAACCTTGGTACAAGCGGATTTTTGGATTATAG
- a CDS encoding YwhD family protein, translated as MEENKGKKNIGFNIIKNDPMDGHKGFGKGVLTLDNVSPVIVDVDAGEASVEVGAMHARSAVEKGIKFLPDRNEVPDAKLYWVVWVTIDRKEEGPYYAGVTACEMTVNREIRRGYKSLPEHVNRLDKSIKRHIIVDHMDEKSKHILSDFLKKHDSGMWERSEEKLKSDLLAN; from the coding sequence ATGGAAGAAAACAAGGGCAAGAAGAATATAGGATTCAATATTATCAAAAATGACCCGATGGACGGCCATAAGGGTTTCGGAAAAGGTGTTCTCACACTTGATAATGTTTCTCCGGTCATCGTGGACGTCGACGCAGGCGAGGCTTCTGTTGAGGTAGGCGCAATGCACGCGCGCAGTGCTGTCGAGAAAGGAATCAAATTCCTGCCAGACCGTAATGAGGTACCGGACGCTAAGCTTTACTGGGTCGTCTGGGTGACCATTGACAGGAAGGAAGAGGGACCTTATTACGCTGGTGTCACAGCCTGCGAAATGACCGTCAATCGCGAAATCCGCCGAGGCTACAAATCGCTGCCAGAGCATGTGAACAGACTCGATAAATCGATCAAGCGTCATATTATCGTCGACCATATGGATGAAAAATCAAAACACATCCTTTCTGATTTCCTGAAAAAACATGATTCCGGAATGTGGGAACGGTCTGAAGAGAAGCTGAAATCAGACTTACTGGCCAATTAA
- a CDS encoding site-2 protease family protein, whose amino-acid sequence MIAFAVHEFAHAWVAYKFGDPTAQRQGRLTLNPVKHLDPLGTILIFIAGFGWARPVPVNRFMFKNPRLAGVLVSVAGPVSNLILVFLAFAIWYIFVMLGLAPGVPEFFLDFLNIFIGLNAMLFVFNLLPFPPLDGYRIIEDLAPADIRAKMTQYEAYGSIIFLILVITPLDRYTIQPLFQYLIPAVTDGIYNLFF is encoded by the coding sequence ATGATCGCTTTCGCGGTCCATGAATTCGCGCATGCCTGGGTGGCGTATAAGTTTGGCGACCCGACTGCCCAGAGACAGGGACGGTTGACTCTGAATCCGGTCAAACATTTGGATCCGCTGGGGACCATTTTGATTTTCATCGCTGGGTTCGGCTGGGCAAGGCCGGTACCAGTCAATCGATTCATGTTTAAAAATCCAAGGCTGGCCGGAGTGCTCGTATCGGTTGCCGGGCCAGTAAGCAATCTAATTCTCGTCTTCCTGGCATTTGCGATTTGGTACATATTTGTCATGCTTGGATTGGCACCTGGGGTTCCGGAGTTTTTTCTGGACTTCCTCAATATCTTTATCGGGCTGAATGCGATGCTGTTCGTCTTCAATTTATTGCCGTTCCCGCCGCTTGATGGCTACCGGATCATCGAGGATCTGGCACCAGCAGATATCAGGGCGAAAATGACCCAATACGAGGCGTATGGATCGATCATCTTCCTGATTCTAGTCATCACGCCCCTTGACCGATATACAATCCAGCCGCTGTTCCAATACTTGATTCCGGCTGTGACGGATGGAATATACAATCTATTTTTCTGA